One Xylocopa sonorina isolate GNS202 unplaced genomic scaffold, iyXylSono1_principal scaffold0014, whole genome shotgun sequence genomic window carries:
- the LOC143431812 gene encoding uncharacterized protein LOC143431812 encodes MVTLDESWKEATDGLDSGVCDTWLAKLQEAYSEEKRTYHNLDSLRDKFNCYYEIKDNLKNPQAVLLALFFQNFEYDPKALDGENKNLEHFNAFADEAEIPADAQLREETCELLKVAATHSTDAHKIGGAFGGEDAHYFLDLDMAVLGSSPEAYADYKEKIRGEYSFLSEPMYTALRLKVLQNFVQIPNIFATKEFREKYEEQARQNIQAEVELLS; translated from the exons TGGAAGGAGGCAACCGATGGGTTGGACAGCGGTGTCTGTGATACGTGGCTGGCGAAGCTGCAGGAGGCTTACTCGGAGGAGAAGCGCACCTACCACAATTTAGATTCGCTGCGCGACAAGTTCAATTGTTACTACGAGATTAAGGACAACCTGAAGAACCCGCAAGCTGTGCTTCTTGCCTTATTTTTCCAGAA CTTTGAATATGATCCCAAAGCTTTAGATGGCGAGAACAAGAATTTAGAGCACTTCAACGCGTTCGCCGACGAGGCTGAGATCCCTGCT GATGCGCAGCTGAGAGAAGAGACCTGCGAGCTTCTGAAAGTGGCTGCAACGCACAGCACGGATGCACACAAAATCGGAGGCGCCTTCGGTGGTGAAGATGCTCATTACTTTCTGGATTTGGACATGGCTGTGCTGGGCTCCTCTCCGGAAGCTTACGCTGATTACAAAGAGAAGATACGGGGAGAGTATTCTTTCCTTAGCGAGCCAATGTACACTGCGTTGCGTTTAAAG GTGTTGCAGAACTTCGTGCAGATCCCAAATATCTTCGCCACGAAGGAGTTCCGTGAGAAATATGAGGAGCAAGCCCGACAGAACATCCAAGCCGAAGTTGAATTGTTGTCTTAA